In Treponema vincentii, a single window of DNA contains:
- a CDS encoding HAD family hydrolase: MIKALILDYGNVISLTDTKAIDEAMAAETGIPVEAFGNLYSTHRSDFDRGVINGEEMYRRLLQNNGYEEAAKDTGLLKKMVDIDLAGWRTLNDAVCDWALNIQKQGFKLGILSNMPYQFLDRYEKEIPPFVAADYACFSCRLHLIKPEPEIYLNCLEGLGISADEAVFFDDMERNIEAAQKLGFHAFVWTGLTQAQKDWLSCL; encoded by the coding sequence ATGATTAAAGCACTGATTTTAGATTACGGCAATGTGATTTCTTTAACCGACACGAAAGCTATCGATGAAGCAATGGCTGCTGAAACCGGTATCCCGGTGGAAGCATTTGGAAATCTTTACAGCACGCACCGTAGCGATTTTGATCGGGGAGTCATCAACGGTGAGGAAATGTACAGACGCTTGCTGCAAAATAACGGCTATGAAGAAGCCGCTAAAGATACCGGACTACTGAAGAAGATGGTAGATATTGATTTAGCCGGTTGGCGAACTTTAAATGATGCGGTATGTGATTGGGCTTTAAATATTCAAAAACAAGGTTTCAAACTGGGGATTCTTTCCAATATGCCGTATCAATTTTTAGATCGATATGAAAAAGAAATACCTCCCTTTGTGGCCGCCGATTACGCATGCTTTTCATGCCGATTGCATCTAATAAAACCCGAACCTGAAATTTACCTCAATTGTCTTGAAGGTTTAGGTATCAGTGCAGATGAAGCTGTTTTTTTCGATGACATGGAACGGAATATCGAGGCAGCTCAAAAACTTGGATTTCACGCTTTTGTATGGACGGGATTGACGCAAGCGCAAAAAGATTGGCTTTCTTGTCTGTAA
- a CDS encoding phosphoglycerate kinase encodes MVKTVRDVDLHGKRVIMRVDFNVPMKDGVVQDDTRIVAALPTIKYILEQKPRSLVLMSHLGDPAKDSKKAEEKAAKDGKPFDKEAYIAGKHKMKPVAAYLEKLLGMPVRLADSCKGQKAVVDALPEGGILMLENTRFHPEETSKDTAEQETLAKELASYGDVYVNDAFGTAHRAHASTATIAKFMKVKVAGFLMEKEVKYIEPMVKNPPKPMVAIIGGAKVSSKIAVLDSLLKNAAALIIGGGMAYTFLKAQGHSIGKSLVEDDFIDTAKKLLTDAEAKGVKIILPVDHICAASFAADAKPESVDGCDIPDSLMGMDVGHKTIELYKAEILNAKSIVWNGPVGVFEFEAFSHGTEAVARLVAEATGKGAVTVVGGGDSVAAVNKFHLADKMSHVSTGGGASLEFLEGKTLPGIACLDA; translated from the coding sequence ATGGTTAAAACGGTAAGAGATGTAGATCTTCACGGCAAGCGTGTTATCATGCGGGTTGATTTTAATGTTCCGATGAAGGACGGGGTTGTGCAGGACGATACGCGAATCGTTGCAGCATTACCGACTATCAAATATATTTTAGAGCAAAAGCCGCGTTCGTTGGTGTTGATGAGCCACCTCGGCGATCCTGCCAAAGATTCAAAGAAAGCTGAGGAAAAAGCGGCTAAGGACGGCAAGCCGTTTGACAAAGAGGCCTACATCGCCGGTAAGCATAAGATGAAGCCGGTAGCGGCATATTTGGAAAAACTGTTAGGTATGCCCGTTCGGCTTGCCGATTCCTGCAAAGGACAAAAGGCGGTAGTCGATGCACTTCCCGAAGGCGGTATCTTGATGCTTGAGAATACGCGCTTCCATCCCGAAGAAACCTCGAAGGACACTGCAGAACAGGAAACACTTGCCAAAGAGCTTGCCTCCTACGGCGATGTATACGTCAACGACGCATTCGGAACTGCACACCGTGCTCATGCTTCTACGGCAACCATCGCAAAATTTATGAAGGTAAAAGTTGCCGGTTTTTTAATGGAGAAAGAAGTTAAATATATTGAACCGATGGTAAAAAATCCGCCCAAACCGATGGTCGCCATCATCGGCGGCGCAAAAGTTTCTTCAAAAATTGCCGTACTGGATAGTCTTTTGAAAAATGCCGCTGCGCTGATTATCGGCGGCGGTATGGCGTATACCTTCCTTAAAGCGCAAGGCCATTCAATCGGGAAATCCTTGGTGGAAGATGATTTTATCGACACGGCAAAGAAACTTTTAACCGATGCCGAGGCAAAGGGCGTTAAAATAATCCTGCCGGTAGACCATATTTGCGCCGCCTCTTTTGCCGCCGATGCAAAACCGGAAAGCGTGGACGGCTGCGACATCCCCGATTCGCTTATGGGAATGGATGTCGGGCATAAAACCATCGAATTGTACAAGGCAGAGATTTTGAACGCAAAGTCCATCGTATGGAACGGCCCGGTCGGCGTGTTTGAATTTGAAGCTTTCTCCCACGGAACGGAAGCGGTTGCCCGCCTTGTGGCCGAAGCAACCGGAAAAGGCGCAGTAACGGTAGTCGGCGGCGGCGACTCCGTTGCAGCCGTCAACAAGTTCCATCTTGCCGATAAAATGAGCCACGTATCTACCGGCGGCGGCGCCTCACTCGAATTTTTGGAAGGAAAAACGCTGCCGGGCATCGCCTGCCTCGATGCATAA
- a CDS encoding DUF1667 domain-containing protein, giving the protein MKEFTCVSCPMGCRLRAIEKDGAYTIEGYSCKRGLEYGLQEMKDPRRNISSTVRIENGFLSALPVKTAAPIPKGMIFQVMAEINKIRVTAPVKTGAVIIPDVLHTGIDIVATRDMPCRAE; this is encoded by the coding sequence ATGAAAGAATTTACCTGTGTTTCCTGCCCTATGGGCTGTAGACTCCGAGCAATTGAAAAAGACGGCGCCTACACAATAGAAGGATATAGCTGTAAGCGAGGGCTTGAGTACGGCTTGCAGGAAATGAAAGATCCTCGAAGAAATATCAGCTCGACGGTGCGCATTGAAAACGGCTTTTTATCGGCGCTTCCCGTTAAAACCGCTGCGCCTATTCCGAAAGGCATGATTTTTCAGGTGATGGCGGAGATCAACAAAATCAGGGTAACGGCACCGGTAAAGACAGGAGCAGTCATTATTCCCGACGTGCTGCATACGGGCATCGACATTGTCGCAACCCGCGATATGCCGTGCCGCGCTGAGTAG